A region of the Dyadobacter sp. CECT 9275 genome:
TGATAGAGAACCCGGTAATTCCCAATACGTATACGGTATGAATTTTTTGTAGCAACCAATTTTTTACAGCCATGCGGGCGTGGATTACTCGCAAGCATTTTAATGGCTGGAATTATTCGTTCAGCTTCAATTTTTGAGAGTTTTCTAAGCTCCTTCTGTGCCGAAGCAGTGATGAGAAGCTTATAAATTTCTTTCATCAATTTTGCCTTCTAATATCAATTG
Encoded here:
- a CDS encoding type II toxin-antitoxin system RelE family toxin, producing MKEIYKLLITASAQKELRKLSKIEAERIIPAIKMLASNPRPHGCKKLVATKNSYRIRIGNYRVLYHIDDFIRVVEVSGIRHRSEAYE